The stretch of DNA GACGCGGCCGGGTCGGTCCAGTCGTGCTTGTTCGCCAGGTGGACCACGCCGTCGGCCGCGGCGGCGCCCCGCCGCAGCGACTCGAGGTCGTCGAGGTCGCCGCGCAGGACGTCGGCGCCCTGCGCGGCGACGGCGGCGGCGGAGGCGTCGGAGCGGGCGAGGCCGAGGACCTCGTGGCCGGCGGAGAGCAGCTCCGGGACGACGGCCGAGCCGATGAAGCCGGACGCTCCCGTGATGAAGACGCGCATGAGGACCCCTCGCGATGGCAGGAACTGTCATCACCACCGTAGCAGGTGATGTCAGGAACTGTCACCGGCTAGCCTCACGGGATGGGACGCTGGGAGCCGGGAGCGCCGCAGCGCCTGCAGCGGGCGGCGCTCGAGCTGTTCACCGAGCAGGGCTTCGACGCCACGACGGTCGCCGGCATCGCCGAGCGGGCCGGCGTCACCGAGCGCACGTTCTTCCGCCACTACGCCGACAAGCGCGAGGTGCTCTTCGCCGGAGAGGACGAGTTCCGGGAGCCGTTCCTGCGCGCGGTGACCGAGGGGCCGGCCGGTGCGCCGGCGCTCGACCTGGTGCGGGGCGCGCTGGCCGCCGCGTGCGCGGCGTTCGAGGCCGGGCGCAGCCGTGACCACGCCCGGGCACGGCAGCGCGTCGTCGACGCGCACCCGCCGCTGCGCGAGCGCGAGCTGCTCAAGCTGGCCGGGCTCGCGGCTGCCGTCGGCGACGCCCTCGTCGCCCGCGGGGTGCCCCCCCTGCGGGCCCGGCTCGGCGGGGAGCTCGCGGTGTCGGTCTTCGCCGCGGCCTTCGCCCTGTGGACGGCCCCCGGCGAGGAGCGGGACCTGGTGCGCCTCCAGGCCGAGGCGATGGCCGAGGTGCTCGCCCTCGTCGACCGCCCCGGCGAGCTGCCGGGCCAGGTGCCGGGCCAGGTGCCGGGCTAGGCGCCGCGGCGGGCCTCGAGCAGCTTGTCGAGCGTGATGGGCAGGTCGCGCACCCGCACGCCGGTCGCGTCGAAGACCGCGTTGGCGACCGCGGCGGCCGAGCCCACGTTCCCGATCTCGGCGACCCCCCGCGCCCCCAGGCTGCGCGTGCCGACCTCGCCCTCCGCGCCCAGGGGACCGGTGATCACGGGGTCGGGACGGTCGAGCCAGTGCACGTCGACCGGGGGCACGTCGGCGTTCACGGGCACCAGGTAGTCGGCGAGGTTGGCGCACGCCAGCCGGCCGGTGGCCGGCTCCACCGGGTCGTCCTCGAGCAGGGCGTGGCCGATGCCGAAGACCACGCCCCCGACGAGCTGGCTCCTCGCCGCCTGCGCGTTGAGGACCCGGCCGACGTCCAGGACCGAGGTGAAGCGGCTGACCCGGACCTCGTACGTGAAGCGGTTGACGCGGACCTCGCAGAAGTGGGCGCCGAAGCTGGCGAAGGCGTGCCCCGGCGGGACGCCGCGCTGGCCCGAGGCCGTGGCGTCGACGCCGCGGACCCCGAGCCGGGTGAGCAGGCCCCCGAAGCCCGCCGAGCGCCCCCGCCCCACCAGGCGGCCCCGCTCGTAGCGCAGCTCCGCGGGGTCCGCGCCGTGCCAGGGCGAGTGCGGGTCGGTGACCGCCAGGCGCTTGAGGGCGGCGACGGCGTCTCGCGCGGCCGCGACGACCAGCGCCACCGTGGTCGTCGTCGCCGAGGAGGCGATCGAGGGGGCGCCGGGGGGCAAGGCCGTGTCGCCAATCTCCGGGGTCACCCGCTCCAGCGCGATCCCGAGCGCGTCGGCGCCGGTGATCGCCACCATCGTCCACGCCCCGGTCCCCGGGTCGGCCGTCGCCGTCGACACGGTCGCGGTGCCGTCGTCGAGGAGCCGGAGCCGGACGCTCGCCGCGCCGCGGCTCGCCGGGTACGTGGCCGCCGCCGTCCCGGTCCCGACCAGCCAGTCGCCGTCGACCCGGGTGCCCGGGGCGTCGCGCCGGCGGGACCACCCGAAGCGCTCCACCCCGACGCGGAAGCAGTCGGCGAGGTGCCGGCTCGACCACGCCAGCCCCGAGCGGGGGTGGACGGGCGCGTCGTTGCGCAGCCGCAGCTCGACGGGGTCGACGCCGGTGGCGACGGCCAGCTCGTCCATCGCCGTCTCGAGGGCGAAGGCGCCGGGGGACTCGTTGGGAGCGCGCATCGCGCGGCAGGCCGGGAGGTCGAGCGCCACGGCGCGGTGCGCGATGTGCAGGTTCGGCGTCCGGTAGAGGGTGTCGGTGACGGCGTGCGCGGGGAGCAGGGGCGGGCCGCCGACGGCCGGGGCCTCGGCGTCGCACTCGTGGCTGACCGCGGTGAGCACGCCGTCGCGGGTCGCGCCCAGCCGGACGCGCTGGACGACGTGGCTGCGGTGACCGGTGAGGGTGAACATCTGCTCGCGGGTCAGCGTGAGCAGCACGGGCCGGCCCGTCTCGCGGGCGGCCGCGGCGGCGAGCGGCGCCTCGCTCCAGAGGACGACCCGTGCCCCGAAGGCGCCCCCGACGAACCGGGAGACGAGCCGGACGTCCTCGGGCAGGACCCCGAGGCGCGCCGCGAGCAGCATGGCCCACTCCGCGGGGAGCTGCGCGCCCGCGTGCACCGTGAGGCGGTCGCCGTCCCAGGCGGCCAGGACGCTGTGCGGCTCCATCGCCGCGTGGTGCTGGACCGGGTTGCGGGACTCCGCCTCCACGACGACCTCGCTGGCGGCGAGCGCCTCGTCGATGGAGCGGATGCCCGGAGCGAGGGCGGTGTGGCTGCTCGGCGAGCCGTCCGACGCGGGCGGCGACTCCACGCGCGGGCCGTCGGCCAGCGTGGTCCGCGCCGGCTCGGCGTCGTAGGCGGCGGTGACCAGGGCCGCGGCGTCGCGGGCCTGCTCGACGGTCTCCGCCACGACCATCGCGACGATCTGCCCGTGGAACCGGACGATCGGGTCCTGCAGGGGGGCGTAGCGCTCCGAGAACGCGGCCAGCTGGCCGGCCAGCGGGTAGAGCCGCAGCCGCGGGTCGGGTGCCGCGTAGACGCGGAGGACCCCGGGGGCGGCCAGGGCGGCGGCGGTGTCGATGCTGCGGACCGTGCCACGGGCGACGGTGCTCGTGACGACGTGGGCGTGCACCGTGCCAGGGGGCCGGTGGTCGGCGGAGTACCGGGCCGAGCCCGTCACCTTGAGGCGTCCCTCGATGCGGTCGACCTCGCGTCCGACGGGGGAGAGGCTCATGCGGGCTCCTTCAGGTGCTGCGGGTCCGTGGCGGTGGGAGACGGGGCGTCGGGCCGGTGGAGCGGGACTCCGGTGCTCAGGGGCGCGCCGGTGCCGCCGTGACGGGCCGCGACGAGCTCGGCGGCGATGGAGAGCGCTGTCTCGACGGGCGTGCGCCCACCGAGGTCGAGCCCGACGGGGGACCGCAGGCGGGCGAGCTCGCGGTCGCCCAGG from Vallicoccus soli encodes:
- a CDS encoding TetR/AcrR family transcriptional regulator; translated protein: MGRWEPGAPQRLQRAALELFTEQGFDATTVAGIAERAGVTERTFFRHYADKREVLFAGEDEFREPFLRAVTEGPAGAPALDLVRGALAAACAAFEAGRSRDHARARQRVVDAHPPLRERELLKLAGLAAAVGDALVARGVPPLRARLGGELAVSVFAAAFALWTAPGEERDLVRLQAEAMAEVLALVDRPGELPGQVPGQVPG
- a CDS encoding xanthine dehydrogenase family protein molybdopterin-binding subunit, whose product is MSLSPVGREVDRIEGRLKVTGSARYSADHRPPGTVHAHVVTSTVARGTVRSIDTAAALAAPGVLRVYAAPDPRLRLYPLAGQLAAFSERYAPLQDPIVRFHGQIVAMVVAETVEQARDAAALVTAAYDAEPARTTLADGPRVESPPASDGSPSSHTALAPGIRSIDEALAASEVVVEAESRNPVQHHAAMEPHSVLAAWDGDRLTVHAGAQLPAEWAMLLAARLGVLPEDVRLVSRFVGGAFGARVVLWSEAPLAAAAARETGRPVLLTLTREQMFTLTGHRSHVVQRVRLGATRDGVLTAVSHECDAEAPAVGGPPLLPAHAVTDTLYRTPNLHIAHRAVALDLPACRAMRAPNESPGAFALETAMDELAVATGVDPVELRLRNDAPVHPRSGLAWSSRHLADCFRVGVERFGWSRRRDAPGTRVDGDWLVGTGTAAATYPASRGAASVRLRLLDDGTATVSTATADPGTGAWTMVAITGADALGIALERVTPEIGDTALPPGAPSIASSATTTTVALVVAAARDAVAALKRLAVTDPHSPWHGADPAELRYERGRLVGRGRSAGFGGLLTRLGVRGVDATASGQRGVPPGHAFASFGAHFCEVRVNRFTYEVRVSRFTSVLDVGRVLNAQAARSQLVGGVVFGIGHALLEDDPVEPATGRLACANLADYLVPVNADVPPVDVHWLDRPDPVITGPLGAEGEVGTRSLGARGVAEIGNVGSAAAVANAVFDATGVRVRDLPITLDKLLEARRGA